One window of the Scyliorhinus torazame isolate Kashiwa2021f chromosome 24, sScyTor2.1, whole genome shotgun sequence genome contains the following:
- the LOC140400166 gene encoding histone H1-like encodes MSDSAAAETAPPAAAPVKAVKKQKAVPRKKQEGPGLGELILQIVAESGDRKGISLQAIKKALRSKGVDVDKRGAQIKQSVRRELAKGALAQVKGTGASGSFKIVKKTTGGIVMKSGAGKKPSVKKPAAKKSPKKPAAKKSPKKPAAKKSPKKPAAKKSPKKPAAKKAATPKKSAKKAAPKKRSPVKKTTGVKSPTQSRAKPKVKSVKAKKPAKK; translated from the coding sequence ATGAGCGACagtgcagccgccgaaacggctcctccagccgccgccccagtcaaggctgtcaagaagcagaaggcggttccccggaagaaacaagaaggtcccgggctgggcgagctgatcctccagattgtggcggaaagcggcgatcgcaaggggatttccttacaggccataaagaaggcgctgcggagcaaaggggtcgatgtggataaacggggggcccagatcaagcaaagtgtcaggaggGAATTGGCTAAAGGCGCcttggctcaggtcaagggcaccGGCGCCTCCGGCTCTTTCAAGATCGTTAAGAAGACAACCGGGGGGATAGTGATGAAGAGCGGAGCAGGCAAGAAACCTTCagtgaagaaaccagcagccaagaaatctccaaagaaaccagcagccaagaaatctcccaaaaaaccagcagccaagaaatctcccaagaaaccagcagccaagaaatctcccaagaaaccagcagccaagaaggcggcaactcccaaaaagagcgcgaagaaagcagccccgaagaaaaGGTCTCCTGTGAAAAAGACCACGGGCGTAAAAAGTCCGACCCAATCGAGGGCCAAGCCCAAAGTCAAATCAGTAAAggctaagaaaccagcaaagaagtga
- the LOC140400167 gene encoding histone H2B 7-like, translated as MAEDKKAPAPKKGAKKTQKKVPVKGNRKRRRARKESYSIYIYKVMKQIHPDTGISSKAMSIMNSFVSDIFERIAGEASRLAHYNKRSTISSREIQTAVRLLLPGELAKHAVSEGTKAVTKYTSSK; from the coding sequence ATGGCTGAGGACAAGAAAGCTCCAGCTCCCAAGAAGGGCGCTAAGAAAACCCAGAAGAAGGTACCAGTGAAGGGCAACAGGAAGAGGAGACGagccaggaaggagagttactccatctacatctacaaagtgatgaagcagattCACCCCGACACCggtatctcctccaaggccatgagcatcatgaactcgttcgtcagcgatattttcgagcgcatcgcgggtgaggcttcccgcctggcccattacaacaagcgcagcaccatcagctcccgggagatccagaccgccgtgcgcctgctgctgcccggggaactggccaagcacgccgtgtcggaagggacaaaggcggtgaccaagtacaccagctccaagtaa